The sequence below is a genomic window from Candidatus Nanopelagicales bacterium.
CCGTTCAGCCCGAGAGAAGTCGTCGCCCGTGTCAAAGCTGTTGTCCGCCGGGCAGCGGGGCAAACCGGCCAGAGTGACGTGCTCAGGCTCGCGGACATAGAAGTTGACCGGGGGTCGCGTCGCGCCACGGTCGGTGGTCAGGACCTCTCCTTGACACCCACCGAATTCGACTTGTTGGCACATCTGGTTGCTCGGCCTGGGCGAGTGTTCAGTCGTGAGCAACTACTCAGTGAGGTGTGGGGTTACTCCAGCGTTGTCAGCTCGCGGACAGTCGACGTGCATGTCGCCCAACTCCGAGCCAAGCTGGGCGATTCCGAGATCATCCGCACGGTGAGGGGAATTGGGTACTCGGTCGAAGCACCCGGACGTGACGACGCTTCGTCGCCCGAGTAACGGGAGTCTGTGTGCCTAGCGCAACGCCGCTGTCGAGCACCAAGGCCACAGTCTCGGCCGTGACAGCTCGTGCCAGGGGCCTGTCGCTGGCAGTTCGGATCGCCCTGGTCACCGTGGCATCAGCCGTTCTGGCGGTGATGGTTGCCGGTGCGGTGTCGTACCCGTTGGCGCGCAGTGCGAGTCAGCAGGAGTCGCAGAACCGGTTGGAACAACTCACCAACGCAACGGTGGCGGCGGTGGACCGTCGACCACTGCCCTCCGGCGATCTCTTCCCGGCCCGGCTGGTTCAGGTTCTGCGGTCTGAGGACATCTCCGTTTACTACGTCAACCCGGGTGGTCAGTTGCCGGAGTTCTTCACCGCTGCTGATGCGGCGGCCCTAGCCAATGGGCAGGAGATTCAGGGCGAACGCGAAAGCAGCGAAGGTCAGGTGCTCGTGTCCGCCCGCAAACTGAGTACGGGCGGTGCCATTGTGCTGACTCAGCCGGTGACCGTCACCGGTCGCTTCGCTTTCGCTGTGATCGGCCGGTTCGCGGTGGCGCTGGCGATCGGCGTCGCTATCGCGGCGGCCTTCGGCCTGTTGCTCGCGCGCAGGTTGACGCGTTCGCTACGCGATGCCGCCGACGCCGCCAAGCGTCTTGGCCAAGGCGAGCGAGATGTGCAACTGAGCGTTGAGGGTCCGGCTGAGATCGCGGAACTAGCAGAAGCGTTGAACCAACTCAGGCAGGCGTTGACGGTATCCGAGGGCAGGCAACGTGAGTTTCTACTTTCGGTCTCGCACGAACTCCGCACACCACTGACGGCAATTCGGGGTTACGCCGAGGCGCTCAACGACGGCATAGTTCCACCCGCCGACGCGCCGCGGACCGGCGGGATCATGCAGTCGGAGGCCGATCGCCTCGACGCGATCGTGACGGACCTGCTGCAGCTTGCCCGGCTGGACGCATTCGACTTTCCCGTGGCGCCAGCAGCGGTCGACTTCGGCGAGATAGGCAAGCAGGCAGTCCAGGTCTGGGCAGATCGCTGCGCGGCCGAGGGTCTTCGCCTGGAGTCAGAACTCGGTGCTGATGAACTCGTTGGCTACACCGATCCCATTCGAGTGCGCCAGATCATCGACAACCTGTGTGCCAACGCTCTGCGGGTAACGCCGCAGGGTGGCGTGATCGCGTTGACAGTTCGGTCGGACCGGCCTGACCAGGTCACCGTCGAGGTCCGCGACAGCGGTCCGGGACTGACACCGGATGACTGCGTTGTTGCCTTTGAACCGGCCGAGCTGTACACCCGCTACCGCGGCGTCCGGCAGGTGGGAACGGGTGTCGGGCTCGCACTTGTTGGCCGGCTCAGCCGGAGACTGGGTGGAACGGCGTCAGCAGGATCCGCCGCCGAAGGGGGAGCGCGGTTCACGATTACGGTCGCGCGATACCTGCAGGATCCCAACCCGGCAAGTCGCAATCCGCCGCATGTGAATGCGACATAGGGTCTGACGTGTGACATTGGGGCAAACCGTCGAACCTGGTCCGCGGGTAGCCAGCTCCTGGCTTGCCCCGGCGGTCGTCGCGACGTTGTGTTTGTTCCCACCGACCGGAGTCGTCGCGGTGTACTTCGCAGCCCAGGTACGCCCGCTCTGGGCCGCCGGGGATAGGCGTGCGGCAAACACGGCGGCCCGCCGTGCGCGAGCGTGGACACTACTGAGCATTTTCCTTTGGGTGGTATTCATGGCTATCTTGGTCGCTACGGGTCGACTCGGACGGTTGTTGGAGGCAGGTGTCGTATGAGCGCGCATACTCACGAGGTGCCCAGCCAAGAGGTGCCCACGCGCTTCCAGCGCATGCTGTGGCCAAGTATCGGTGTCGGCGTCACGCTGGCCACAACTGCGTACGTTCGCCAGGTAGACCCCAACCAGCCGGGCCACTACTTGCCGTGTCCGTTGAAGTTCGTCACCGGCATTGACTGCCCCGCGTGCGGCGGGCTCAGATGCGTCCACTCGCTGACCAATGGGGACATCGTCGGTGCGCTCGACCACAACGCGCTAGCGGTCGTTGTTCTGCCGTTGATCGCCGTCGCCGTTCTCTTTGCGCTTCGCCGTCGGTGGATCGGACCAGTCCAACCATCGGCCGCAGAGCCAGCCGACCAACCGTCAGCAGGAGAATCCGCGGGCTTCGCGCACTCCGAACCGTTCGTGACTTCGACGCCCAGTGGTGTTTCGTCGGACGCAGCCACGGCGAGCGGCACCACGGCGGCCACTGACACGTTGCAGCGGCAGCCGCTACCCGAGACCGATACTGAACTGTCCGACCAAGCGCGGGCTGCGGCTCGTCGCCAGAAGATTCTTATGACGGCACTCATAATTGTGACGCTGGCATTCACCGTCGCCCGGAACATTCCGTCGATACCGTTTCTCAATTCCGCCATCGGCTAGAACCCGCTGAGCCGCCGTTAGTAACCGCCCGTTGGCGATCGAGTCTGAGTCGCTACTCTGGAGCGCGTGAGCGTGCTTGACGACATCCTCGTGGGAGTGCGCGAGGACCTTGAGGTTCGTCAGCTAGCGGTGTCACTTGATGACCTCAAACTGCTGGCCCAATCGGCCCCAACTCCCCGCGACGCGTTGGCCGCCCTGCGTTCCGACGGCGTGAATGTCATTGCTGAGGTGAAGCGGGCGAGTCCAAGCATGGGTCTGTTGGCGGAGATCACTGATCCGGCCGCGCTTGCCGCTGCTTACGAGGCGGGGGGCGCTGCTTGCATTTCAGTGCTGACCGAACGGCGCAGATTCGGGGGCAGCCTGGCGGACCTCGATGCGGTCCGAGCGGCCGTCGACATACCCGTCCTGCGCAAGGACTTCATCTTCACGTCGTACCAACTGTGGGAGGCTCGGGCGCACGGCGCCGACCTCGCATTGCTGATCGTGGCGGCACTCGATGATCAGGCGCTCGTGTCGCTGATCGAACGCGCGGAGTCGGTCGGCCTTACGCCGCTGGTTGAGATTCACGACGAGGACGAACTCGCCCGCGCACTGGCCGCCGACGCGAAGCTCATCGGGATTAATGCACGCAACTTGAAAACCCTTGACGTCGACCGTGACGTCTTCGCTCGGATTGCCCGGCTGGTTCCACCGGATATCGTGCTCGTCGCTGAGTCGGGAATTCGCGGTCCCCGTGATCTGGTGAGCTACGCCGGCGTCGGTGCCGATGCGGTACTGGTCGGTCAGTCGTTGGTCACAGGTCCGGATCCGCGAGCCGCCGTGCACGATCTTGTCGCGGCTGGAGCGCATCCATCAGTCAAGAACCAACGGGGCACGGGATGACGGCGACCACCCCCGATACAGCTGGCCGATTCGGGCAGTACGGCGGCCGGTTTGTGCCGGAAGCCCTGATGGCCGCTCTTGATCAACTAGACGTGAGTTTCCGTGCCGCGCTAGCCGACCCAGCATTCGTTGCCGAGCTCGACCACCTCCAGCGCACGTACAACGGTCGTCCCAATCCGATCACCGACGCAACCCGGCTCTCCGAGCACTCGGGCGGGGCGACGATTCTGCTCAAACGCGAGGACCTCAACCACACCGGCTCGCACAAGATCAACAATGTGCTTGGTCAAGCACTGCTCACCAAACGCATGGGCAAGACGCGCGTCATCGCCGAGACCGGTGCCGGTCAACATGGCGTTGCGACAGCAACCGCCGCAGCACTGATGGGTCTTGAGTGCGTCGTGTATATGGGCGAGGAAGACACCGTCCGACAGGCTCTGAACGTCGCTCGCATGCAACTGCTGGGTGCCGAGGTCATCCCAGTGTCGGTCGGAAGCCGCACCCTCAAAGATGCCATCAACGAGGCGATGCGCGACTGGGTCACCAACGTCGACTCGACGCATTACTTGCTCGGAACCGTCGCGGGTCCGGCGCCGTTCCCAGAGATGGTCCGCGAATTTCATTCCGTCATCGGAGCGGAGTCTCGCGAACAAGTGCTCGCGCAGTGGGGTCGGCTGCCTGACGCGGTCGCGGCTTGTGTCGGCGGCGGCAGCAATGCCATCGGCATCTTCCACGCCTTCATCGACGACCCACAGGTCGCGCTATATGGATTTGAGGCGGGTGGGTCGGGGATCGAGTCAGGTAGGCACGCGGCCACCCTGACCGGTGGGTCCATCGGCGTACTGCACGGTTCGCGTTCGTACCTACTTCAAGACGACGATGGTCAGACCATCGAGTCGCACTCAATCAGCGCAGGACTGGACTACCCGTCGGTTGGGCCCGAGCATGCGTACCTGAAAGACACCGGCCGCGCGACCTATCGACCGATCACCGACCAGCAGGCCATGGACGCGTTCTCGCTCCTGTGCCGGACGGAGGGAATCATCCCTGCGATCGAGTCCGCTCACGCCATCGCGGGTGCGATGGAGCTGGGTCGAGAACTGGGACCGGAGGCCATGATTCTGGTCAACCTCTCGGGCCGCGGGGACAAGGACGTGGAGACCGCAGCGCGCTGGTTTGGGCTGCCCGGCGGAGACGATCAGCAGCCTGAGGATGATCCGTCATGAGCCGGTTGGCAGAGACGTTTGCCGCCGCCCGGGCGGATGAGCGGGCGGTCCTGATCGCGTACCTGCCCGCGGGGTTCCCCACGCTGCACGATTGCGTTCCCGTCATCGCCGCGATGGTCGAAAATGGCGTTGATGTGGTGGAGATCGGGCTTCCCTACAGCGACCCATTGATGGACGGTCCTGTCATTCAAGCTGCGGTCACCTCGGCGTTGGCTCACGGGACAACCACGAAAGAGGTTCTGCGTACGGTGGAGGGCGTCGCTGGCACGGGAGCGCCCACGCTGGTGATGTCGTACTGGAACCCGATCGAACGCTACGGGGTTGATCGATTCGCCAAGGATCTGATGTTGGCTGGGGGAGTGGGCGTGATCACCCCTGACCTCACTCCCGAGGAAGCCGAACCGTGGATCGCGGCAACGGATCAGTCCGATATAGACAGAGTCTTCTTGGTCGCTCCCTCGTCGACCGACGAGCGGATCGAACTGGTTGCCAGCGTGACATCGGGGTTTGTCTACGCCGCCTCCACAATGGGCGTGACCGGCACTCGGACCACGGTGTCGTCGGCGGCCGGAACGCTCGTTGAGCGGGTGCGCAGCCACACCAGTCTGCCGGTGTGCGTCGGGCTAGGCGTGTCCACACCCGACCAAGCTGCCGAGGTCGCAAGTTACGCCGATGGCGTCATCGTGGGTTCGGCGTTTGTCCGGGCCTTGGCCGAGGCACCCACTCCCGCCGCAGGTGCGGCGGCGGCGGCCAGACTCGCTGGCGAACTCGCCCAGGGCGTGCGGTCGGCACGAACTGCGAGGTAGCTCCACTCGCGCCGCTGCCAGCACCCCGACTGTTCGTCGGCTACGGTCGGCGGTGAGGATCGCGGCAACAACCGAGACTTGCGAAACCACAGACCAACCTGACACGTCGAAGCGGCTAAGGGCTGCTGATAACCGGACCTAGGGAGTCGACAGATGGCGGAATCCACCAAGAATGCGCGTCAGAAAGCCGCGCAGGCTCGGGCCGAGCAACTCGCCGCAGAAAAGCGACGTGAACGGATGATCCGGATCATCGGCGCGGTCGTCGTTGTGCTGGTTGTCGGCGCCATCATTGGCGGTGCGCTGTACTTCTCTAACAAGGACTCGGGCGGCGACGGACCGAACCCCTCCGCGGCTCTGCCCACCGGGGTGCAGTCGTCCACCTACGGATACCCCGTCAACCCGACCGAGGCGGCTGGCGTTCCGAACGTTCAGATCTGGGAAGACTTCCAGTGTCCCGGTTGCGCCCAATACGAGAAGTCCTCCGCAGCGGCCATTGACGCCGAAGCGAAGGCCGGACGCATGAACGTCTTACTGCGGCCAGCTACGTTCCTAGATGACAATTTCGGCAATGATGCGTCGGCGCAGGCAACCTCAGCCTGGGGCTGCGCCATCAATGCGGGCAAGTCGCTGGAGTACCACTCGGCCGTATTTGCTATGCAGCCCCAGCAGGAGGGCGTCGGCTTCACCCAACAGCAGTTGCTCGATGCCGGCAAGCAGGTCGGCATCACCGGCGACGCACTCACCACATTCGACAGTTGTGTGAAGGCGGAGACCTTCCTCGGTTGGGCCAGCAACAGCCAAGCGGAGTTTGGCAAGTCCGATGCCAAGGGCACACCGGCGATCTTCGTGAACGGCAAGGAACTCGAGAACAAGGTGCTGCCCGACAAGACCGGCCTATACACCAATCCAACCGAGCTCATCAAAGCCATCAACGCGGCTGCGAAGTAAATCACCGATACCAGTGACGAGCTTCTTCGCGTTCATTCCAAGCCCGTCGTCGGGCGTTTGGGACCTGGGACCGGTACCGATCCGGGCCTATGCCCTGTGCATCCTCGCGGGAATCATCTTTGCAGTCTGGTTCGGGAACAGGCGCTGGGTCGCCCGTGGTGGAACAGCCGGCCAGGTGACCGACGTTGCACTGTGGGCCGTGCCGTTCGGGATCGTGGGCGCACGCCTGTACCACGTCGCCACCGACTGGCCCACGTATTTTGGTTCCGGTGGGAAGGGTCTCGTCCCTGCGCTGGAGATCTGGAACGGCGGACTCGGGATTTGGGGTGGCGTAGCCGGTGGGGCGCTCGGGGCGTGGATTGCCTGCCGTCGGTACAACATCCTGCTCCCGCCGCTGGCCGATGCCATCGCTCCCGGCATCGCGTTCGCGCAGGCGATCGGGCGGTGGGGCAACTGGTTCAACCAGGAGCTTTTTGGTCGACCGACGGACTTGCCGTGGGGGCTGGAGATCTCACCGCTGAACCGGCCAGCCGGGTATGAGCAGTTCGCAACCTTTCACCCGACGTTCCTCTACGAGTCGATCTGGTGCGTGCTCGTGGCCCTGTTGGTCATCTGGGCGGACCGGCGATTCAACATGGGGCACGGTCGAGCATTCGCCCTCTACGTGGTCGCGTACTGCGTCGGTCGGTTGGTCTTCGAGCTCGTGCGTATCGATCACGCCAGCCTCGTGTTCGGGATCAGGGTGAACGTCTTTACGTCAGTCCTTGTGGGTGCGTGTGCTGCCGGGTACATCGTCATCTCGGCCCGCAGACAGCCTGGCCGGGAGGATCACCTCTACCGAGTCGCGCCTGCCCAGGAGGAGTCGGTGGGGACTACCTAGCCAGCCACGCTTACCTGCGCTTTCCTCGATCAGCCCGGTCGGGCTAGAATCACCGGCTAGACCATCTGTTGCAGTTGGGCCAACGTCGTCCCGCCTGCGTGCTTCTTGCGGTGTGGTCGGTCATTCAAGTGCGTGCGCCGAGTCTTGCTTGCGCCCAGTTCGCGCCGAAATTAGACCTGACTCCACCCGGGAAGTGAACCGTTCTCGTGTCGCGGCCTGCGCGACTCGTTGACGTGCCTGCCACCGATGACAGGAGAACCGACGTGACTCTCTTTACGAATCAACCGACCGCTCAGGGTCTCTACGACCCAGCATTCGAACACGACGCTTGTGGCGTTGCTTTTGTCGCGACCCTCACGGGCGTTCCCAGCCACCAGATCGTGATGCAGGCGCTTACCGCGTTGCGCAATCTCGATCACCGCGGTGCGTCTGGCGCGGAGGTCGACACCGGCGATGGCGCTGGCATCCTCGTGCAGGTTCCCGACGAGTTCCTGCGCGCGGTTGTTGATTTCGAATTGCCCGCACCGGGCAGCTACGCCGTGGGTACCGCCTTCCTGCCAGACGACGATGACGAAGACCGCGAGGCAGTCGCCGTCATCGCCGACATTGTTGGCCAAGAGGGACTTCGGGTCTTGGGCTGGCGGGACGTGCCGCACACAGCCGAACTCGTGGGAACCACCGCGATGTCGGTGATGCCGCGCTTCCGCCAGTTGTTTGTCGCCGGAGATGGGCCAACCGGCGCGTTGATCACCGGGATGGAACTTGAGCGCCTTGCATTCTGCGTGCGCAAGCGTGCTGAACGGGAGACCAGCGTCTACTTCCCAACGCTGTCGAGTCGGACACTGGGGTACAAGGGAATGCTCACGACCGGCCAGTTGGAGCCGTTCTTCCCAGACCTGTCAGATCACCGCTTCAAGTCCGCACTGGGCCTAGTCCATTCGCGCTTCTCGACCAACACGTTCCCGAGTTGGCCCCTGGCCCACCCCTTCCGATTCATCGCCCACAACGGCGAAATCAATACCGTCAAGGGCAACCGCAACTGGATGCAGGCCCGCGAGGCGACCCTGGTCAGTGACTTGATTCCGGGCGACCTGAACAGACTGTTCCCGATCTGTACTCCCGCCGGCAGCGACTCCGCCAGTTTCGACGAGGTGCTGGAACTGCTGTATATGGGTGGCCGATCACTGCCGCACGCGGTGCTGATGATGATTCCGGAAGCGTGGGAGAACCACACCGGGATGGACCCCGCCCGGCGAGCCTTCTACGAGTTCCATTCGACGCTGATGGAACCTTGGGACGGGCCCGCAAGTGTGTCGTTCACCGATGGGACATTGATCGGAGCAGTGCTCGACCGCAACGGTCTGCGGCCCGGTCGGTTCTGGATTACTGAAGACGGCTTGGTGGTGTTGGGGTCCGAAGCCGGCGTGCTCGATCTCGACCCCGCGACCGTCGTGCGCAAGGGACGGCTGCAACCCGGCCGAATGTTCCTGGTGGATACAGCCAACGGCCGAGTGATCGAGGACGACGAGATCAAGTCTGAACTTGCCGCCGAGCACCCGTACAGCGAATGGCTGAACGATGGTCTGCTGCATTTGGAGAACCTCCCGGACCGCGAACACATCGTTCACACCCACCAATCGGTCCTGCGGCGGCAACAGTCCTTCGGCTACACGGAGGAGGAGCTGCGCATTCTGCTTGCCCCGATGGCCCAGACCGGCGCCGAGCCCCTCGGCTCGATGGGCACGGACACCCCGATCGCGGCGTTATCCGATCGGCCACGGCTTCTCTTCGACTACTTCTCACAGCTCTTCGCCCAGGTGACCAATCCACCGTTGGATGCCCTGCGGGAGGAGATCGTCACCTCACTGGCAACCTCAATCGGGCCAGAAGGCAACCTGCTTGAGGCAGCTCCGGACGACTGTCGCCAGATCGTGCTGTCCTTCCCGGTGATCGACAACGATGAGTTGGCCAAGATTCTGCACGTCGATCAGGAGGGTGGCCCGGATCGGTTCTCCAGCGCGAAGGTGTCCAGCCTCTACCGCGTCGACGATGGCGGACCGGGCCTTGAGCGTCGCCTCGACGAGATCTGCGCCGAAGTCGACCGACTCGTCGATTCCGAGATTGACTTCCTCGTGCTGTCCGATCGCGACGGTGACCTTGATCTGGCGCCGATCCCACCGCTGCTGGCGACTGCGGCCGTCCACCATCATCTGGTTCGGACCAAGCGTCGGACCCAGGTCAGCCTGATTGTCGAATCCGGTGGCGTCCGCGAGGTTCACCACGTGGCACTGCTGATCGGCTATGGCGCAGCGGCGGTCAACCCGTACCTGGCGATGGAGACGGTCGAGGACCTGGTTCGTACCGGCCTCGTGTCAGGAATCGAACCCGCTCAAGCAGTGCGCAACCTCGTCAAGGCGCTGGGCAAGGGTGTCCTCAAGGTCATGAGCAAGATGGGAATCTCCACCGTGGCGTCCTACCGCGGGGCTCAGGTATTCGAGTGCGTCGGCCTCGCACCGGAAGTGATCGACAAATACTTCACCGGCACGACCTCCAAGTTGGGGGGCATCGGTCTGGACGTCATCGCCGCGGAGGGCGCCGCTCGCCATCACGTTGCGTACCCGCCGAGCGGCATCTCGCCGGCGCATCGGACCCTGGTGGTCGGCGGGGAATACCAGTGGCGACGAGAAGGCGAGCCACACCTGTTCAATCCAGACACGGTCTTCCGACTTCAACACGCGACTCGGTCGAAGCGGTACGACATCTTCCGCGAATACTCAAACGCGGTGAACGACCAGTCACGCCATCTGATGACGTTGCGTGGCCTCTTCGGTTTTTCCAAGGACAAGCGCGCCCCGATCTCCATCGAGGAGGTCGAGTCGGTCAGTGAGATAGTCAAGCGGTTCTCGACCGGCGCCATGTCCTATGGCTCGATATCCGGCGAAGCACATGAGACGTTGGCGATCGCGATGAACAGATTGGGCGCCAAGTCCAATACCGGTGAAGGCGGGGAGGACCCCGAGCGGTTCACGGTGATGGCCAATGGCGATTCCAAGCGCTCTGCGATCAAACAGGTTGCTTCCGGGCGGTTCGGCGTCACCAGTGAATACCTGGTCAACGCGGACGACATTCAGATCAAAATGGCCCAGGGTGCCAAGCCCGGCGAGGGTGGTCAGCTGCCAGCCCACAAGGTGTACCCGTGGGTCGCAAAGACGCGGCACTCAACCCCAGGTGTCGGCCTGATCTCTCCACCGCCGCACCACGACATCTACTCGATTGAGGATCTAGCTCAACTGATCCATGACCTCAAGAATGCCAACCCGGCCGCTCGAATTCATGTCAAGTTGGTGGCCGAGGTTGGCGTGGGCACCGTCGCCGCTGGCGTGGCCAAGGCACATGCCGACGTCGTGCTGATTTCCGGACACGACGGCGGCACTGGTGCCTCGCCTTTGACGAGCCTTAAGCATGCTGGCGGTCCGTGGGAGTTGGGCCTGGCCGAGGCTCAGCAGACGCTGCTGCTCAATGGGTTGCGCGACCGGGTTGTTGTTCAAACCGACGGTCAACTCAAAACTGGCCGCGATGTCGTCATCGCCGCGCTGCTCGGTGCGGAGGAGTACGGCTTTGCCACCGCGCCGCTGGTCGTCATGGGATGCGTGATGATGCGGGTCTGTCACCTGGACACCTGCCCGGTCGGTGTTGCGACCCAGAACCCAGTTCTACGGGATCGCTTCACCGGCAAGCCCGAATTCGTCGAGACCTTCTTCGAGTACATCGCCGAGGAGGTTCGCGAGTTGCTCGCCGAACTCGGGTTCCGCAGTCTGGATGAGGCAATCGGTCACAGCGAGATCCTCGACACCAACGCGGCCGTCGAGCACTACAAGACCGAGGGCCTCGATTTGTCGCCGATCCTCGAGCAGCCTCGACTTGCCGAAGGCGTCTCACGCCGCAAGATGATCGATCAGGATCACGGGCTCGAGAAGGCGCTGGACAACACGCTGATCGAGTTGTGCGCCGATGCCCTGGATAGCGGTGCACCGGTACGAGCTCAACTTGAGATCCGCAACGTCAACCGAACGGTTGGCACCATGCTCGGCAGCGAGGTCACCCGGCGCTTCGGAGGTGCTGGGCTACCGACAGGCACGATCGATCTCACCTTTGTGGGTTCGGCGGGGCAGTCCTTCGGTGCCTTCGTGCCCAGCGGGATCACCCTGCGGGTAGAGGGCGACGTG
It includes:
- the gltB gene encoding glutamate synthase large subunit, translating into MTLFTNQPTAQGLYDPAFEHDACGVAFVATLTGVPSHQIVMQALTALRNLDHRGASGAEVDTGDGAGILVQVPDEFLRAVVDFELPAPGSYAVGTAFLPDDDDEDREAVAVIADIVGQEGLRVLGWRDVPHTAELVGTTAMSVMPRFRQLFVAGDGPTGALITGMELERLAFCVRKRAERETSVYFPTLSSRTLGYKGMLTTGQLEPFFPDLSDHRFKSALGLVHSRFSTNTFPSWPLAHPFRFIAHNGEINTVKGNRNWMQAREATLVSDLIPGDLNRLFPICTPAGSDSASFDEVLELLYMGGRSLPHAVLMMIPEAWENHTGMDPARRAFYEFHSTLMEPWDGPASVSFTDGTLIGAVLDRNGLRPGRFWITEDGLVVLGSEAGVLDLDPATVVRKGRLQPGRMFLVDTANGRVIEDDEIKSELAAEHPYSEWLNDGLLHLENLPDREHIVHTHQSVLRRQQSFGYTEEELRILLAPMAQTGAEPLGSMGTDTPIAALSDRPRLLFDYFSQLFAQVTNPPLDALREEIVTSLATSIGPEGNLLEAAPDDCRQIVLSFPVIDNDELAKILHVDQEGGPDRFSSAKVSSLYRVDDGGPGLERRLDEICAEVDRLVDSEIDFLVLSDRDGDLDLAPIPPLLATAAVHHHLVRTKRRTQVSLIVESGGVREVHHVALLIGYGAAAVNPYLAMETVEDLVRTGLVSGIEPAQAVRNLVKALGKGVLKVMSKMGISTVASYRGAQVFECVGLAPEVIDKYFTGTTSKLGGIGLDVIAAEGAARHHVAYPPSGISPAHRTLVVGGEYQWRREGEPHLFNPDTVFRLQHATRSKRYDIFREYSNAVNDQSRHLMTLRGLFGFSKDKRAPISIEEVESVSEIVKRFSTGAMSYGSISGEAHETLAIAMNRLGAKSNTGEGGEDPERFTVMANGDSKRSAIKQVASGRFGVTSEYLVNADDIQIKMAQGAKPGEGGQLPAHKVYPWVAKTRHSTPGVGLISPPPHHDIYSIEDLAQLIHDLKNANPAARIHVKLVAEVGVGTVAAGVAKAHADVVLISGHDGGTGASPLTSLKHAGGPWELGLAEAQQTLLLNGLRDRVVVQTDGQLKTGRDVVIAALLGAEEYGFATAPLVVMGCVMMRVCHLDTCPVGVATQNPVLRDRFTGKPEFVETFFEYIAEEVRELLAELGFRSLDEAIGHSEILDTNAAVEHYKTEGLDLSPILEQPRLAEGVSRRKMIDQDHGLEKALDNTLIELCADALDSGAPVRAQLEIRNVNRTVGTMLGSEVTRRFGGAGLPTGTIDLTFVGSAGQSFGAFVPSGITLRVEGDVNDYLGKGLSGGRIVVRPDRAATFAAEDHIIAGNVLAYGATMGELLVRGKVGERCCVRNSGATVVVEGAGDHLCEYMTGGRVLVLGEVGRNVAAGMSGGIAYLLDLNPEAVNRDMVDIEQLDDADREFVHDLTKRHAEETGSTVAEDLLAAWAMNVGRFSKIMPRDFQRVLTAIARAESLGEDVDDAVMEAARG